Proteins encoded together in one Triticum dicoccoides isolate Atlit2015 ecotype Zavitan chromosome 7B, WEW_v2.0, whole genome shotgun sequence window:
- the LOC119337253 gene encoding amino acid permease 3-like encodes MTKDVEMAARNGSNGAVAGEAYYPPPPAQGGDVDVDDDGKQRRTGTVWTASAHIITAVIGSGVLSLAWATAQLGWVVGPVTLMLFAAITFYTSGLLADCYRTGDALTGKRNYTYMDAVASYLSRPQVWACGVFQYVNLVGTAIGYTITASISAAAINKANCFHKNGRAADCGVYDSMYMVVFGVVQIFFSQVPNFHDLWWLSILAAVMSFTYASIAVGLSLAQTVSGPTGKATLTGTEVGVDVDSAQKIWLAFQALGDIAFAYSYSMILIEIQDTVRSPPAENKTMKKATLVGVSTTTAFYMLCGCLGYAAFGNGAKGNILTGFGFYEPYWLIDFANVCIVVHLVGAYQVFCQPIFAAVEGFAAATWPNAGFITREHRVAAGKRLGLNLNLFRLTWRTAFVIVSTLLAILMPFFNDILGFLGAIGFWPLTVYFPVEMYIRQRGIPRYTTRWVALQTLSFLCFLVSLAAAVASIEGVTESLKNYVPFKTKS; translated from the exons GCACGGTATGGACAGCGAGCGCGCACATCATCACGGCCGTCATCGGCTCCGGCGTGCTGTCCCTCGCCTGGGCGACGGCGCAGCTGGGCTGGGTCGTCGGGCCGGTCACCCTGATGCTCTTCGCAGCAATCACCTTCTACACCTCCGGGCTCCTCGCCGACTGCTACCGCACCGGCGATGCGCTCACCGGGAAGAGAAACTACACCTACATGGACGCCGTCGCATCCTACTTGA GTCGGCCGCAAGTGTGGGCCTGTGGTGTTTTTCAGTACGTCAACTTGGTCGGAACTGCAATCGGGTACACGATCACGGCGTCCATCAGCGCGGC TGCTATAAACAAGGCCAACTGCTTCCACAAGAACGGCCGGGCGGCCGACTGCGGCGTGTACGACTCCATGTACATGGTGGTGTTCGGGGTCGTCCAGATCTTCTTTTCCCAGGTCCCCAACTTCCACGACCTGTGGTGGCTCTCCATCCTCGCGGCGGTCATGTCGTTCACCTACGCCTCCATCGCCGTCGGCCTCTCCCTGGCGCAGACCGTATCAGGTCCAACCGGCAAGGCCACCCTGACCGGCACCGAGGTTGGAGTGGACGTCGATTCGGCCCAGAAGATCTGGCTCGCGTTCCAGGCGCTCGGTGACATCGCCTTCGCCTACTCCTACTCGATGATCCTCATAGAAATCCAG GACACGGTGAGGTCGCCGCCGGCGGAGAACAAGACGATGAAGAAGGCGACCCTGGTGGGAGTCTCCACCACGACGGCCTTCTACATGCTGTGCGGCTGCCTCGGCTACGCGGCGTTCGGCAACGGCGCCAAGGGGAACATCCTCACCGGCTTCGGCTTCTACGAGCCCTACTGGCTCATCGACTTCGCCAACGTCTGCATCGTGGTGCACCTGGTGGGCGCCTACCAGGTGTTCTGCCAGCCCATCTTCGCCGCCGTCGAGGGCTTCGCGGCCGCGACCTGGCCCAACGCCGGGTTCATCACCCGCGAGCACCGCGTCGCCGCCGGCAAGCGGCTCGGGTTGAACCTCAACCTCTTCAGGCTGACGTGGAGGACGGCGTTCGTGATCGTGAGCACGCTGCTCGCCATCCTCATGCCCTTCTTCAACGACATCCTCGGCTTCCTGGGCGCCATCGGGTTCTGGCCGCTCACCGTCTACTTCCCCGTGGAGATGTACATCCGGCAGCGCGGGATACCGAGGTACACGACGAGGTGGGTGGCGCTGCAGACGCTCAGCTTCCTCTGCTTCCTGGTGTCGCTGGCTGCGGCGGTCGCGTCCATCGAGGGGGTCACGGAGTCGCTCAAGAACTACGTCCCTTTCAAGACCAAGTCATGA